From a single Petroclostridium xylanilyticum genomic region:
- the wecB gene encoding non-hydrolyzing UDP-N-acetylglucosamine 2-epimerase, producing MRQIKVMTIFGTRPEAIKMAPLVKELERCQQIRSIVCVTAQHREMLDQVLDIFEIQPDYDLDIMQQRQSLIGITTRALEGLDEVIRKVQPDIVLVHGDTTTTFAGSLAAFYNKVKVGHVEAGLRTFDKYFPYPEEMNRKLTGAIADLHFAPTITNKKNLINENIKEDTIFVTGNTVIDALKTTVRKDYQFESEVLRSLDYQKRKVILVTAHRRENLGEPLRNICEALKELVYLYGDVEIVYPVHLNPAVRETAFGILGGLPRVHLIEPLNVQELHNAMNQCYMVLTDSGGLQEEAPSLGKPVLVLRNETERPEAVQAGTVKIAGVDKDTIVRMASSLIENENEYNKMAKAVNPYGDGQASYRIVQAILYKFNLTDVKVSDFIQNT from the coding sequence ATGCGGCAAATTAAAGTAATGACTATTTTTGGTACCAGGCCGGAAGCCATTAAAATGGCACCACTGGTAAAAGAATTGGAAAGGTGCCAACAGATAAGATCTATCGTATGTGTTACTGCGCAGCATAGGGAAATGCTTGATCAGGTATTGGATATATTTGAGATACAGCCGGATTACGATTTAGATATCATGCAGCAGAGGCAATCTTTAATTGGAATTACCACAAGGGCTCTGGAAGGTCTGGATGAGGTTATTAGAAAAGTTCAGCCTGATATTGTACTTGTTCATGGGGATACCACTACAACTTTTGCAGGCAGTCTTGCTGCTTTCTATAATAAAGTTAAGGTTGGGCATGTAGAAGCGGGACTCAGGACCTTTGACAAATATTTTCCCTATCCTGAAGAAATGAACAGAAAACTTACCGGAGCAATCGCCGACCTTCATTTTGCACCCACTATTACAAATAAGAAAAATTTAATAAATGAGAATATAAAAGAGGATACAATATTTGTAACTGGAAACACTGTAATAGATGCATTGAAAACTACAGTTAGAAAGGACTATCAGTTTGAGTCAGAAGTACTGAGAAGTCTTGACTATCAAAAACGTAAAGTAATTCTGGTAACAGCACATAGAAGAGAGAATTTAGGAGAACCTCTTCGAAACATATGTGAAGCTCTCAAGGAATTAGTTTATTTATATGGAGATGTAGAGATTGTTTACCCAGTACATCTCAATCCTGCAGTACGAGAGACTGCCTTCGGGATTTTGGGAGGTCTACCCCGGGTACACCTGATTGAGCCTTTAAATGTACAGGAACTACATAATGCCATGAACCAATGTTATATGGTGCTTACCGATTCGGGAGGATTGCAGGAAGAAGCACCCTCTTTAGGAAAACCGGTGCTGGTACTGCGGAATGAAACCGAGCGTCCTGAAGCAGTGCAAGCCGGAACAGTTAAAATTGCAGGGGTGGATAAGGATACAATCGTCAGGATGGCGTCCAGTCTTATAGAGAATGAAAATGAGTATAATAAGATGGCTAAAGCAGTAAATCCCTATGGAGATGGACAGGCTTCCTATAGAATTGTGCAAGCAATTTTGTATAAATTTAATTTAACAGATGTAAAAGTTAGTGATTTTATACAAAATACCTGA
- the trpS gene encoding tryptophan--tRNA ligase, with protein MESQQTQEKKIIFSGIQPSGHLTLGNYIGALKNWLKLQYEYRCCFAVVDLHSLTVRQDPKELRRRCMEFLVQYLACGIDPKENLIFFQSHVHTHTELAWILNCYTYMGELGRMTQFKDKSAKHADNINAGLFDYPVLMAADILLYQTDLVPVGGDQKQHLELTRDIAIRFNNLYGETFKVPEPYIPEVGARIMSLQEPTKKMSKSDENPNAYIALLDSPDVIMKKIKRAVTDSDNEIKYAEGKDGINNLLSIYSSLTGEKISDVEAKFAGKGYGQFKTEVAEVVIESLKPIQERYKDLMNNQDYVKEVYTTSAEKALSISSKTLRKVYKKVGFVPKA; from the coding sequence ATGGAAAGCCAACAAACACAAGAGAAAAAAATTATATTTAGCGGTATACAACCTTCCGGGCATTTAACGTTGGGAAATTATATAGGGGCTTTAAAGAATTGGCTTAAATTGCAATATGAATACAGATGCTGTTTTGCTGTGGTTGATTTGCATTCTTTAACTGTACGTCAAGATCCTAAAGAACTGCGCAGAAGATGCATGGAATTTTTGGTACAGTATCTTGCCTGTGGAATTGACCCAAAGGAAAATTTAATATTTTTTCAGTCTCATGTACACACCCATACAGAGCTGGCATGGATCTTAAATTGCTATACATATATGGGAGAACTGGGCAGAATGACCCAGTTTAAGGATAAGTCCGCCAAGCATGCGGATAACATTAATGCAGGATTATTTGATTATCCCGTGTTAATGGCTGCAGACATTCTGCTCTATCAAACAGACCTTGTCCCGGTAGGAGGAGATCAAAAGCAGCACCTGGAGCTGACGAGGGATATTGCTATACGTTTCAACAACTTATATGGGGAAACTTTCAAGGTGCCTGAGCCATATATCCCTGAAGTGGGAGCCAGGATCATGAGCCTGCAGGAGCCTACCAAGAAAATGTCCAAGTCGGATGAAAATCCTAATGCATACATCGCGCTTTTAGACAGTCCTGACGTTATCATGAAAAAGATTAAACGTGCTGTAACTGACTCTGACAATGAGATAAAGTATGCAGAAGGTAAAGACGGTATAAACAATTTGCTTAGTATATATTCCAGCTTGACAGGGGAAAAGATAAGTGATGTAGAAGCAAAATTTGCAGGAAAGGGTTATGGGCAGTTTAAAACCGAGGTTGCAGAGGTAGTTATTGAAAGTTTAAAACCAATTCAAGAACGTTATAAAGACTTGATGAATAATCAGGATTATGTAAAAGAAGTTTACACGACCAGTGCGGAGAAAGCATTGAGCATATCCAGCAAGACATTGAGAAAAGTTTATAAGAAAGTAGGATTTGTACCTAAAGCTTAA
- a CDS encoding MraY family glycosyltransferase, which yields MTLSYQNLLLVLSFAVSFLVAFAATPLAKVIAHKIGAIDVPKDERRVHKQPIPRLGGLAIFYGFIVSVLSFIEFDTGVKGILLGALVIVLLGIIDDVYQLKARLKLVIQIAAALIVAFYGVKIEFLTNPNIFSSQPTIPLGYFALPVTVMWIVGITNAVNLIDGLDGLAAGISSIASISLLFISLLASESSVAILTAALAGSCLGFLPYNFNPAKIFMGDTGATFLGFILATVSIQGLFKGYAVITFAVPLLILGLPIFDTGYAILRRLLSGKSIMEADRGHLHHRLIDMGFSQKQTVMILYTISGILGLSAVVLAGSGALSAMILILSVLVFVVAGAKYMYTPISELAKSGDNESTQE from the coding sequence ATGACATTGAGTTACCAGAATTTATTATTGGTTCTATCTTTTGCTGTTTCATTTTTAGTTGCTTTTGCTGCCACGCCCTTAGCCAAAGTTATTGCTCATAAGATTGGAGCCATAGATGTTCCTAAAGATGAACGGAGAGTTCATAAGCAGCCGATCCCCCGTCTGGGCGGATTAGCTATATTTTATGGATTCATTGTGAGCGTATTAAGCTTTATTGAATTTGATACAGGCGTGAAGGGAATACTCCTGGGAGCTCTGGTCATAGTCCTTTTGGGGATTATCGATGATGTATATCAATTAAAAGCTCGACTTAAACTGGTAATACAGATAGCAGCTGCATTAATCGTTGCTTTTTATGGGGTAAAAATAGAATTTTTAACAAATCCTAATATATTTAGCAGTCAGCCAACAATTCCTCTAGGGTACTTTGCTCTTCCTGTCACTGTTATGTGGATAGTAGGTATAACCAATGCAGTCAACCTTATTGATGGGTTGGACGGCCTGGCGGCGGGGATTTCTTCAATAGCTTCCATTTCACTCCTGTTTATTTCACTTTTAGCGAGTGAATCCTCTGTTGCAATATTAACTGCAGCGCTGGCAGGTTCATGCCTTGGTTTCCTACCCTATAATTTTAATCCGGCAAAAATATTTATGGGAGATACAGGGGCCACTTTTCTAGGATTTATACTTGCAACGGTTTCGATACAAGGATTGTTTAAAGGTTATGCGGTTATAACCTTTGCTGTACCGCTGCTTATTCTGGGCCTGCCCATATTTGATACAGGATATGCAATACTTAGAAGGCTGCTAAGTGGCAAGTCGATTATGGAAGCGGATAGAGGACATCTTCACCATCGTCTGATTGATATGGGGTTTAGCCAAAAACAAACAGTTATGATACTTTATACCATAAGCGGTATTTTGGGGCTAAGTGCGGTTGTTTTGGCAGGAAGTGGAGCATTAAGTGCTATGATACTTATTCTTTCAGTGTTAGTTTTTGTAGTAGCAGGTGCAAAATACATGTATACTCCGATAAGTGAACTAGCTAAATCTGGCGATAATGAGTCTACACAAGAGTAA
- a CDS encoding V-type ATP synthase subunit I, producing the protein MAIVKMDKISLIGLETDKEQIIESLMKMGIVEITNIEQKGSEEEWVQFVAKDGDEGEVSRIEADISRVRSALDYLVRYDTRKKGLFEPKRKISRDQFNRIVHNENSIWHAVDQISHYTEQLSSLRSEENRLLNLIATLEPWKSLAVPVDTTSTRFTTVSLGVVPAIVDTEKLKQDLYEQVPESYLDVINADKDQSYLFVIYYSSLEEEAMKVLKTYGFTKVAFKDLEGTIEENILKAANEIKDIEAEREKVERNIAALANEKDNLEVLHDYLMVQRDRKKALSRMVKTDKVFMLEGWLPEESGEKVRDYITQQWDCVVDIQKPDKEEEYPVLLRNHSLVQPFELITELYSLPSFKGIDPNLFMAPFYFVFFGLMVSDAGYGLVMALITGIILARYKLEGLAHKLIKLLFLGGISTFIWGVMFGGWFGDILPVITQGAFSIPPLWFNPLEDPMRLLTWAFIFGAIHLYTGMALQAYKFIRDGKWLDALFDVGFWYIFLTGFPLWILGGTIGTIGKYMVIAGAVLLVLTQGRTQQGIVKKLLSGVLSLYNVTGFLSDVLSYSRLLALGLATGVIATVINTMGSLFGFNIVGIIILIIVFIGGHTFNILINALGAYVHSSRLQYVEFFGKFYEGGGKAFEPLKINTKYIQLDDKEAI; encoded by the coding sequence ATGGCAATAGTTAAAATGGACAAGATTTCCCTAATCGGCCTTGAAACCGATAAAGAACAAATTATAGAGAGTCTTATGAAAATGGGCATTGTGGAAATCACGAACATTGAACAAAAAGGTTCTGAAGAAGAATGGGTACAGTTTGTAGCCAAGGATGGAGATGAGGGAGAAGTTTCACGTATTGAAGCTGATATTTCAAGAGTGAGATCAGCTTTAGACTATCTGGTTAGATATGATACACGTAAAAAGGGTTTGTTTGAACCTAAAAGGAAGATAAGCCGTGATCAATTTAATAGGATTGTACATAATGAGAACAGTATATGGCATGCCGTTGACCAAATTAGTCATTATACTGAACAACTTTCTTCCTTAAGGTCTGAAGAAAACAGACTTCTTAACCTTATTGCTACGCTTGAACCATGGAAGTCTTTAGCAGTACCCGTTGATACGACTTCTACAAGATTTACAACAGTATCTCTTGGTGTTGTGCCTGCAATTGTTGATACTGAAAAACTAAAGCAGGATTTATATGAACAGGTTCCGGAAAGTTACCTGGATGTGATAAATGCAGATAAAGACCAAAGTTATTTATTTGTAATTTATTATAGCAGTTTAGAAGAAGAGGCCATGAAGGTACTAAAAACGTATGGCTTTACCAAGGTGGCTTTTAAAGACCTTGAAGGCACTATTGAGGAAAATATCCTTAAAGCTGCTAATGAGATTAAGGACATTGAAGCTGAACGGGAAAAGGTAGAAAGAAATATAGCTGCGCTGGCAAATGAAAAGGATAATCTTGAAGTTTTACATGATTACCTGATGGTGCAGCGGGACAGGAAAAAAGCATTAAGCAGAATGGTTAAAACTGATAAAGTATTCATGCTGGAGGGGTGGCTTCCAGAAGAATCCGGAGAAAAAGTCAGGGACTACATTACTCAACAATGGGATTGTGTAGTGGATATTCAAAAACCGGATAAGGAAGAAGAGTATCCTGTACTTCTTAGAAATCATTCCCTGGTGCAGCCCTTTGAATTAATTACAGAGCTTTATAGTTTGCCCAGTTTCAAGGGAATTGATCCCAACCTGTTTATGGCACCTTTCTATTTTGTATTTTTCGGATTGATGGTAAGTGATGCCGGCTATGGTCTGGTAATGGCACTTATTACAGGGATAATACTTGCCCGATATAAGCTGGAGGGTCTTGCCCACAAGCTGATTAAACTATTATTTCTCGGGGGTATTTCTACCTTCATATGGGGTGTAATGTTTGGCGGATGGTTTGGAGACATACTTCCGGTCATAACGCAGGGAGCCTTTAGTATTCCTCCCTTATGGTTTAATCCGTTGGAGGATCCTATGCGGCTGTTGACCTGGGCATTTATTTTTGGAGCTATTCATCTCTACACAGGGATGGCCTTACAGGCTTACAAGTTTATCAGGGATGGTAAATGGCTGGATGCACTTTTTGATGTAGGCTTCTGGTATATTTTCCTTACAGGCTTCCCACTGTGGATTTTGGGAGGTACAATAGGAACTATAGGGAAATACATGGTAATTGCAGGAGCAGTTCTTCTTGTGCTTACTCAAGGCAGGACACAGCAGGGGATTGTTAAAAAGCTGTTATCAGGTGTCTTAAGCCTATATAATGTTACAGGTTTCTTGAGTGATGTTTTGTCTTATTCAAGACTTCTGGCATTAGGTTTGGCGACTGGCGTTATTGCTACGGTAATCAATACAATGGGTTCACTTTTTGGATTCAATATTGTAGGAATCATTATTCTAATTATTGTATTCATCGGTGGGCACACTTTTAATATTCTTATTAATGCATTAGGAGCTTATGTTCACTCAAGCCGTTTGCAATATGTTGAGTTTTTTGGCAAGTTTTATGAGGGTGGGGGCAAAGCCTTTGAACCCTTAAAAATAAATACTAAATATATTCAATTAGATGATAAGGAGGCTATTTAA